A window of Ruminiclostridium herbifermentans genomic DNA:
GTTATTACTAGAGTTGATAAACATGAAGGAACCTCCAACTGCTGTTCTAGTTACAAACTATGAAATGACTCTTGGTGCCATAATGGCTATCAACGAAAGTGACATAAAAGTACCTGATGATATATCTTTTATTGGCTTTGATAATTTGCAGCTTGCAAAGGTGGTAAAGCCTGCATTATCTATAGTTATTCAGCCAGTTAAGCAAATTGGTGAAGTAGCGGCAAATATCATTTTAAAGCGACTAAAAGGTGATAATTCGAATTTTCCTTCAATGATACGGCTTAAAACAGAGTTGGTTTTAAAGGATTCTATTAAAAAAATAGATAAGTAGTATGATATTTAATTGTTGTGATAATTTTGTTATATCAAGGAAAGGGAAAGTCCTATGCTTCTTTAAATGAATGGATATAGTCTTTATTTTCAGGTGGTGAGGATTCTATAGCCTCGGTGAAATACTTGATGTAATATCGCAAAAGTGATGAAATTAATCTGCAAAGGAGAAATTTAATTTTATATATTTAAATTAGATATTAAAACGAGGTAAGAAAGAGTTACATTCTTCTACAACAAAGTGGCGGGTGTTGCTTTAGTTTTCAGGACTTGAAATATATTTTGCCTCGGTGAAATACTTGATGTAATATCGCAAAAGTGATGAAATTAATTTGCAATGGAGAAATTTATATTTAAATTTATATATTGATATGAGGCATGAAAAAGTTCCAGTACTTCCATAAGTATGAGGGTACTGCTTTGGTTTTAAGATGGGTGAGTTATTTATTTATATCCTCAATGCACTACAGATGATATGCTTGATGTAACATCTGTACTGTGATGAAATTAATCTGCAATGGAAAAATTTCATACTGATTATAGGTATCAAAAACTATACGAGAAGTGAAGTGTTTTACTTCTCAAATATTTTAGAACAAAGTTAAACGTTTAGACTAAAATGCTAAAAATAATAGTAAAACGTAATGAGGTAAACGATATGGAAAAGTTTTTATTAGGAATTGATATTGGTACATCTGCCTGTAAAGTAGCAATGTTTGACCTTCAGGGGAAAGTAATATCACAAGCTGCAAGGGAGTACAAGGTATACTATCCCCATTTAGGATTTGTAGAACAAAACCCGAATGAGTGGTGGGAATGTGTTTGCTTAGCAATAAAGGAGACTATTGTTTCTTCTAAGATAAATGCAAAGCAAATAGCAGGAATAGGTGTTGATGGACAGAGTTGGTCTGCCATTCCTATAAATGCAAAGGGTGATGTGCTTAGCAATACACCAATATGGATGGATACAAGAGCTTCTGATATATGTAAAGAAACTGTAAATAGAGTTGGAAATGACAGAATTTTTAGACTTTGCGGTAATTCCTTTGAGCCTACATATTCAACACCTAAAATACTGTGGTTTAAGAAAAACATGCCCGATGTATACAATTCAACATATAAGTTTTTGCAAAGTAACAGTTTTATAGTTTATAAACTGACAAGACATACATCCCAGGATTTATCACAGGGATATGGTGTACATTCCTTTAACATGAAGGAAGGTAAATGGGAAGATAGCTTTTGTGAAGAACTAGGATTTGATAGAGAAAAACTTCCTGATATTTATCAATGCCACCACATAATAGGAGAGGTAACTAGTGAGGCTGCAGATCAAACAGGACTAATAAAGGGTATTCCGGTTGTTGCTGGTGGATTGGATGCAAGCTGTGGAACACTTGGTGCTGGAGTTCTAAAAGTTGGTCAAACGCAGGAGCAAGGCGGGCAAGCTGGCGGAATGAGTATTTGTTTAGATTCATCAATTGGCCATCCCAAGCTTATTTTAAGTTTCCATGTTGTACCCAACCTTTGGCTTTTGCAAGGAGGTACTGTTGGCGGTGGTGGAGCTATAAAGTGGTTCAAACAGGAGTTTGGAGCATTTGAGGAATTTGAAGCTAGGGAAAAAGGTGTAAGTCCCTTTAAAATTATGGATGAAGAAGCTGAAAAAATACCTGTAGGCTCTGATGGGTTAATATTTTTACCATATATGGCTGGAGAAAGGTCTCCTTTGTGGGACAAAAATGCTAAAGGAGTATTTTTCGGTCTGGGCTATGAAAAAACAAGAGCTCATATGATCAGAGCTGTTATGGAAGGCTGTGCATTTGCATTACAGCATAATATCAAGACAGCAGAGAAAATTGGTGTAGGAATAAATGAACTAGTTGCAATAGGAGGCGCTGCTAATAGCAGAATTTGGACACAAATTAAAGCAGATATAACAGGTAAAACTATCAAGGTTCCAACTTCAGACACAGCTACCACACTAGGAGCCGCGATTTTAGCAGGTGTGGGTACAGGATTGTATAAGAGTTTTGAGCAGGCAGTAGAGGATACTATTGAAATTACACGTACACACCAGCCGGATATGCAAGCTCATACAAGGTATAAAAACAATTATGATATTTATATTGAACTATATGAAAAACTAAAGGACACAATGCAAAAAGTATAAACTTATAATTAGGAATTGTACATATAGACAATCAGCTTTAAATACTAAAATGTTTGTCACAGTATAAACAGAAATTAGGAATTCTGATATGGCTATAAATACTCAAATATATATCACATTACAAACACATAAATTGAGAATTCTGATATAGCTTAAAACATTAAAATATATGTCATAGCGAGAATTCAATAATGATGATTAAGCAAGATAATACGAGCAAATGAAAGTAATTATAAGGAGGCAACAATGAAAGCAGGAGTATTACATGCAAAAGATGATATTCGTTATGAAGATATGCCTATACCTGTAGCATCAAAGGGAGAAGTTTTGGTAAAGGTAAAGGCTACTGGTATTTGTGGTTCGGATATTCCAAGAGTTCTTGGAGATGGAGCACATTTTTATCCAATAGTATTAGGTCATGAATTTTCAGGGGAAGTGGCGGAAATAGGTGAGGGAGTAACCTCGGTTAAGGTAGGTGATAGAGTAGCAGGAGTTCCATTGGTTCCATGTCTTAAATGTGATGACTGTCAGAAGGGTAATTATTCATTATGTAAGTACTACAGCTTTATTGGCTCAAGAGAGCAGGGTAGTTTTGCAGAGTATGTAAAGTTACCTGAAAGAAATGTTGTCAAATTTGATGACAGCGTTTCTTTTGAACAGGGAGCATTTTTTGAGCCAGCTACAGTAGCACTTCATGGTTTGCTTTGTGCTGATTATCGTGCTGGAGAGGATGTTGCAATTCTTGGCGGTGGAACAGTGGGTATGTTTACTGCACAGTGGGCAAAAATATTCGGTGCAAAAAGAGTATTTGTGTTTGATATTGATGAGGATAGATTATCTCTTGCTAGAAGATTGGGCGCTGATGAGACTATTAATACTCTGGATAAGGATTTTCGACAACAGGTAGATGAACTCACCAATAAAAAAGGATTTGGGTTTGTATATGAAACTTCTGGTGTTGATATAACAATGAAGCTAGCTTTTGAAATAGCGGGAAATAAATCATCCATATGTTTCATTGGAACACCCACTAAAGATTTAATATTTACACCAAAGCTTTTTGAAAATATGAATAGAAAGGAATTTAAGCTTACTGGTTCATGGATGTCATATAGTGCACCCTTTCCCGGCAAAGAATGGACTCTAACTGCACATTATTTCTCAACTGGAGCGTTAAAGTTTGACAGCAGTTTTATATTCAAAAAGGTTCCCCTTAGAAACATAAAGGATGCTTTTTATATGTTTAAGGTACCTAAAACTGTTAAGGGTAAAGTACTGATAGTTAATGACTAAAGCTTTTTAATTTACTCAACTTTCCATTGTTAAGTTTAAACAACTCTTGTGTGTCCTCCGATACACAAACACCGTAATTACTCAACTTTCCATTGTTAAGTTGAAACACCAACATATCAGTTGGTAAAGTTGAGCTGTTTAATAAAAATCAACTAATTAGCATTATTCAATTCAAAGGTTCACTTCAATAAAGAGGGGGTTGTAAGATTGGCAGATTTACATCCATTAAAGGAGTTAGTTGCATTGCATAAGCTGGGCGTACCTGTGGGAATATACTCTGCCTGCAGTGCAAATGAGTTCGTTATTGAGGCAGTTATGGAGAGAGCATTAGAACTAGATAACTATGTGTTGATAGAAGCAACTGCAAATCAAGTAAATCAGTTTGGCGGCTATACTAATATGAAACCGCTGGATTTTAAAGAGTTTGTATATGGTATTGCTAAGAAAATTAAATTTCCAGAAGAAAAAATAATACTTGGCGGAGACCACCTTGGACCACTTACATGGAAAAATGAGAAATCCAAAGATGCAATGGAAAAATCATGTGAATTAATAAAACAATACGTCATGGCCGGATTTACGAAAATACATATTGATACAAGTATGCATCTTGCAGATGATAATATAAATGAGAAATTAGATACTGGTATTATTGCCGAAAGAGGAGCTTTGCTGTGCAAGGTTGCCGAAGAGGCTTATGCTGAACTTTTAAAAAATGATAAAGCTGCATTGCAGCCAGTATATGTTGTAGGAAGTGAAGTCCCTGTTCCAGGAGGAATTCAGGAAGAGGAAGAGGGAATTCAGGTTACGAAGGTTTGTGATTTTGAAGCCACAGTTGAGACCTTTAAGCAAGCATTTTATAAGCTAGGGCTTCAAAAGGCATGGGATAATGTAATTGCTGTTGTAGTTCAACCCGGTGTTGAATTTGGTGATGAAACTATTCACGAATATGACCGAGAAGCAGCAAAGGAATTGAGCCAGGCACTTAAAAGTTATCCTAATCTTGTTTTTGAAGGTCA
This region includes:
- a CDS encoding xylulokinase, with protein sequence MEKFLLGIDIGTSACKVAMFDLQGKVISQAAREYKVYYPHLGFVEQNPNEWWECVCLAIKETIVSSKINAKQIAGIGVDGQSWSAIPINAKGDVLSNTPIWMDTRASDICKETVNRVGNDRIFRLCGNSFEPTYSTPKILWFKKNMPDVYNSTYKFLQSNSFIVYKLTRHTSQDLSQGYGVHSFNMKEGKWEDSFCEELGFDREKLPDIYQCHHIIGEVTSEAADQTGLIKGIPVVAGGLDASCGTLGAGVLKVGQTQEQGGQAGGMSICLDSSIGHPKLILSFHVVPNLWLLQGGTVGGGGAIKWFKQEFGAFEEFEAREKGVSPFKIMDEEAEKIPVGSDGLIFLPYMAGERSPLWDKNAKGVFFGLGYEKTRAHMIRAVMEGCAFALQHNIKTAEKIGVGINELVAIGGAANSRIWTQIKADITGKTIKVPTSDTATTLGAAILAGVGTGLYKSFEQAVEDTIEITRTHQPDMQAHTRYKNNYDIYIELYEKLKDTMQKV
- a CDS encoding galactitol-1-phosphate 5-dehydrogenase, yielding MKAGVLHAKDDIRYEDMPIPVASKGEVLVKVKATGICGSDIPRVLGDGAHFYPIVLGHEFSGEVAEIGEGVTSVKVGDRVAGVPLVPCLKCDDCQKGNYSLCKYYSFIGSREQGSFAEYVKLPERNVVKFDDSVSFEQGAFFEPATVALHGLLCADYRAGEDVAILGGGTVGMFTAQWAKIFGAKRVFVFDIDEDRLSLARRLGADETINTLDKDFRQQVDELTNKKGFGFVYETSGVDITMKLAFEIAGNKSSICFIGTPTKDLIFTPKLFENMNRKEFKLTGSWMSYSAPFPGKEWTLTAHYFSTGALKFDSSFIFKKVPLRNIKDAFYMFKVPKTVKGKVLIVND
- a CDS encoding class II D-tagatose-bisphosphate aldolase, non-catalytic subunit, with product MADLHPLKELVALHKLGVPVGIYSACSANEFVIEAVMERALELDNYVLIEATANQVNQFGGYTNMKPLDFKEFVYGIAKKIKFPEEKIILGGDHLGPLTWKNEKSKDAMEKSCELIKQYVMAGFTKIHIDTSMHLADDNINEKLDTGIIAERGALLCKVAEEAYAELLKNDKAALQPVYVVGSEVPVPGGIQEEEEGIQVTKVCDFEATVETFKQAFYKLGLQKAWDNVIAVVVQPGVEFGDETIHEYDREAAKELSQALKSYPNLVFEGHSTDYQTRTKLREMVQDGIAILKVGPALTFALREGLFSLCMIEEEIFRYNPDIHLSNLISIFDEAMLQNPDNWNKHYHGNGVKIRFARKYSFSDRCRYYLPDTNVQNSIRRLLQNLGTVTIPLSLLSEYMPIQYSKVRSGKLHNDPVSLLKDRVVNCIDDYLYATKQDDSFKSVVY